In a genomic window of Apteryx mantelli isolate bAptMan1 chromosome 2, bAptMan1.hap1, whole genome shotgun sequence:
- the LOC106495260 gene encoding mitochondrial glycine transporter-like isoform X3 — protein sequence MGDRRGPFHPPPSSSMPRGRADASGRFGYGSEYGALKTVYQTEGNRGTFSRLTATLLRDAPFSGLCLMFCTQTKKLTPQDQLDPALMHLLNFGSGIFVGIMALLATQPADVIKTHMQLSVPKVPQNEPSHCLPLQGEVKLF from the exons ATGGGAGACCGGAGGGGGCCGTTTCACCCCCCGCCATCATCCTCTATGCCCCGGGGCCGCGCTGATGCG AGTGGAAGATTTGGCTATGGGAGTGAATATGGAGCTCTGAAGACTGTCTATCAGACAGAGGGGAATCGTGGCACGTTCAGCAGACTCACTGCAACGCTGCTGCGGGATGCTCCTTTCTCTGGACTCTGCCTGATGTTCTGCACGCAAACCAAAAAACTCACCCCTCAGG ATCAGTTGGATCCAGCACTCATGCACCTGCTGAATTTTGGCAGTGGGATCTTTGTAGGAATCATGGCTTTACTGGCAACGCAGCCTGCTGATGTCATCAAAACACATATGCAGTTGTCTGTACCAAAAGTACCACAGAATGAGCCAAGCCATTGCCTTCCTCTGCAAGGTGAGGTGAAACTCTTCTAA
- the LOC106495260 gene encoding mitochondrial glycine transporter-like isoform X2: MIQKTRPALLHAQDLEDRLETLMSGRFGYGSEYGALKTVYQTEGNRGTFSRLTATLLRDAPFSGLCLMFCTQTKKLTPQDQLDPALMHLLNFGSGIFVGIMALLATQPADVIKTHMQLSVPKVPQNEPSHCLPLQASSVCLLCVKTDGI; this comes from the exons ATGATCCAGAAAACCAGGCCTGCTCTGCTCCACGCTCAAGATTTAGAAGACAGACTAGAAACATTAATG AGTGGAAGATTTGGCTATGGGAGTGAATATGGAGCTCTGAAGACTGTCTATCAGACAGAGGGGAATCGTGGCACGTTCAGCAGACTCACTGCAACGCTGCTGCGGGATGCTCCTTTCTCTGGACTCTGCCTGATGTTCTGCACGCAAACCAAAAAACTCACCCCTCAGG ATCAGTTGGATCCAGCACTCATGCACCTGCTGAATTTTGGCAGTGGGATCTTTGTAGGAATCATGGCTTTACTGGCAACGCAGCCTGCTGATGTCATCAAAACACATATGCAGTTGTCTGTACCAAAAGTACCACAGAATGAGCCAAGCCATTGCCTTCCTCTGCAAG
- the LOC106495260 gene encoding mitochondrial glycine transporter-like isoform X1, which produces MGDRRGPFHPPPSSSMPRGRADASGRFGYGSEYGALKTVYQTEGNRGTFSRLTATLLRDAPFSGLCLMFCTQTKKLTPQDQLDPALMHLLNFGSGIFVGIMALLATQPADVIKTHMQLSVPKVPQNEPSHCLPLQASSVCLLCVKTDGI; this is translated from the exons ATGGGAGACCGGAGGGGGCCGTTTCACCCCCCGCCATCATCCTCTATGCCCCGGGGCCGCGCTGATGCG AGTGGAAGATTTGGCTATGGGAGTGAATATGGAGCTCTGAAGACTGTCTATCAGACAGAGGGGAATCGTGGCACGTTCAGCAGACTCACTGCAACGCTGCTGCGGGATGCTCCTTTCTCTGGACTCTGCCTGATGTTCTGCACGCAAACCAAAAAACTCACCCCTCAGG ATCAGTTGGATCCAGCACTCATGCACCTGCTGAATTTTGGCAGTGGGATCTTTGTAGGAATCATGGCTTTACTGGCAACGCAGCCTGCTGATGTCATCAAAACACATATGCAGTTGTCTGTACCAAAAGTACCACAGAATGAGCCAAGCCATTGCCTTCCTCTGCAAG